In a single window of the Papaver somniferum cultivar HN1 chromosome 8, ASM357369v1, whole genome shotgun sequence genome:
- the LOC113304043 gene encoding probable LRR receptor-like serine/threonine-protein kinase At3g47570 isoform X3 → MEGNQLTGNIPDFIGKLPMLILIYLSNNQLSGIIPANICNSTQLEQIFFSTNGLQGGILPNFGNCQKMVALDLSQNQLTGAIPKELIGLSSITTLLNLSGNQLTGNLPSEVGNLERIVGLYLSNNRLSGKLPDSLGKCNGLEELSLDGNLFEWVIPPSLKNLKGLQMLDMSGNNFSGKIPEYMESFASLRYLNLSSNDFEGEVPKQGIFKNINAFSVLGNDKLCGGIPLLHLPSCPRPSSDKESKQSPRKRLLLIIFGVVVCVILLGSFLLWFWRRKATKKTSSPLYNPLDNMFQKISYNELLKATNGFSAENLVGVGSYGSVYRGLWSLSHEVTTVVAVKVLDLKRRGASKSFVAECEAMRCIRHRNLVKMLTSCSSIDYKGDEFKALVSEFMPNGSLEHWLHPTANDVQSSWRPLTFMERLNVAIDVASALDYLHHRCQTPIVHCDLKPGNVLLDNDMNSRVGDFGLAKFLGGVIINVETEHHTASTSVGIRGSVGYAAPEYGMGRDVSTHGDVYSYGIMVVEIFTGRRPTDDIFTDGLNLHNFAKAALLQDHVMEIVDPTLPGHVRPEDDNNTGALINVGNETKLCEALATILNLGVMCSIESPNERMEMAQVMKELQSIRKAYLSRLG, encoded by the exons ATGGAGGGTAACCAGCTAACTGGAAATATTCCTGATTTTATAGGAAAACTTCCCATGTTAATTCTGATTTACCTGTCGAATAATCAACTCTCAGGAATAATTCCGGCAAACATTTGCAATAGCACTCAGTTGGAACAAATTTTTTTTAGTACCAATGGACTGCAAGGTGGAATTCTGCCAAATTTTGGAAACTGTCAGAAAATGGTGGCATTGGATCTATCACAGAATCAACTTACCGGTGCTATACCTAAAGAACTCATTGGTCTTTCTTCGATAACCACTCTGCTGAATTTATCTGGAAATCAGTTAACTGGTAATTTGCCATCAGAGGTTGGTAACTTGGAGAGGATTGTCGGGCTCTACTTATCAAATAACCGATTATCTGGGAAACTCCCGGATTCTTTAGGGAAATGTAATGGTTTGGAAGAACTTTCCCTGGATGGTAACTTATTCGAATGGGTCATTCCTCCATCCTTGAAAAATCTAAAGGGACTCCAAATGTTAGATATGTCGGGCAATAATTTTTCTGGGAAAATTCCGGAGTATATGGAGTCCTTTGCTTCCCTCAGATATCTGAATCTGTCTTCCAATGACTTTGAAGGTGAAGTACCGAAGCAAGGGATTTTCAAGAATATAAATGCATTTTCAGTGCTCGGAAATGACAAGCTCTGTGGAGGAATTCCGCTGCTACATCTGCCGAGTTGCCCGAGACCTAGCTCTGATAAGGAAAGTAAGCAATCCCCTCGCAAGAGATTGCTGCTAATAATATTCGGagttgttgtctgtgttattcttCTGGGTTCCTTTCTCTTGTGGTTCTGGAGGAGAAAAGCAACAAAGAAAACTTCTTCACCTTTATACAATCCTTTGGATAATATGTTTCAAAAGATCTCATACAATGAACTTCTCAAAGCGACAAACGGATTTTCGGCAGAAAATTTAGTTGGAGTTGGAAGTTACGGATCTGTTTACAGAGGATTGTGGTCGCTAAGCCACGAGGTAACAACAGTTGTTGCCGTGAAAGTACTAGACCTTAAAAGGCGAGGAGCTTCAAAAAGTTTCGTGGCGGAATGTGAAGCAATGAGATGTATTCGGCACCGGAATCTCGTGAAGATGTTGACATCATGTTCTTCTATTGATTATAAAGGAGATGAATTCAAAGCTCTTGTTTCCGAGTTCATGCCAAATGGGAGCCTTGAGCATTGGTTGCACCCAACAGCAAATGATGTACAATCATCCTGGAGACCATTAACTTTTATGGAGAGACTAAATGTAGCCATTGATGTTGCTTCTGCTTTAGATTATCTTCATCACCGTTGTCAGACACCTATAGTTCACTGTGATCTGAAGCCAGGCAATGTTTTACTTGATAATGACATGAACAGTCGTGTTGGTGACTTCGGATTAGCGAagtttcttggtggagtcatcatcAATGTTGAAACTGAACATCATACCGCCAGTACTTCAGTCGGGATAAGGGGCTCCGTTGGTTATGCTGCTCCAG AGTATGGAATGGGTAGAGATGTATCGACTCATGGAGATGTCTACAGTTATGGGATCATGGTGGTGGAGATTTTCACTGGAAGGAGACCTACAGATGACATATTCACAGATGGTTTGAACCTTCATAACTTTGCTAAGGCGGCTCTCCTTCAAGATCATGTAATGGAAATTGTTGATCCTACACTGCCTGGTCATGTTCGTCCCGAAGATGATAACAACACCGGAGCTCTAATCAATGTCGGGAATGAGACTAAGTTATGTGAGGCTCTGGCGACGATTTTAAATCTTGGCGTTATGTGTTCAATTGAATCACCCAACGAACGGATGGAAATGGCACAGGTCATGAAAGAGCTGCAATCGATCAGGAAAGCATATCTCTCCAGACTGGGATAA